Proteins from one Hyperolius riggenbachi isolate aHypRig1 chromosome 4, aHypRig1.pri, whole genome shotgun sequence genomic window:
- the LOC137504703 gene encoding G-protein coupled receptor 35-like: MNCSTLVSEHPPLQILACITYVMFFFIGTIFNAFALWIFCCRLPKWTETTVFMVNLMMADILILLTFPFKLYALLNPWDLGHTVCIMLTSFYFTNTYMSIFIITAISCDRYLAIRHPLKYKSWMTPMKASVVCAIPWTLLLITSIAKTAQEKNANSTTCFVKVNREPSEWNLAFALAGFLFPLVLISFFSLKILKTLRDQITLESKDRRSFRKAMNIIIANMVIFVVCFSPVHTAYIVRYLADSADASCHTINHIQVFFRVTTLLSNANCVLDSVCYYFAASEFWEALSKQKQTFPKCRSFCIS, translated from the coding sequence ATGAATTGCTCAACCTTGGtttctgaacatccccctcttcagATTCTTGCCTGCATTActtatgttatgtttttttttattgggaccatttttaatgcgtttgctCTTTGGATTTTCTGCTGTAGACTACCCAAGTGGACAGAAACCACAGTGTTTATGGTGAACCTGATGATGGCAGATATTCTGATTCTGCTGACATTCCCCTTCAAATTGTATGCTTTATTAAACCCCTGGGACCTTGGCCACACAGTATGTATAATGCTAACCAGTTTCTACTTTACAAATACATACATGAGCATTTTCATTATCACAGCTATCTCCTGCGACCGCTACTTGGCCATACGCCATCCTCTGAAGTACAAGAGTTGGATGACCCCCATGAAGGCTTCAGTGGTTTGTGCCATCCCTTGGACTCTTCTATTAATTACCAGCATAGCAAAAACTGCACAGGAGAAGAACGCCAATTCTACCACTTGTTTTGTGAAGGTGAACAGAGAACCTAGTGAGTGGAATCTGGCCTTTGCATTGGCTGGGTTTCTTTTTCCACTCGTATTGAtcagctttttttctttgaagatCCTGAAAACTCTCCGTGACCAAATCACCCTGGAGTCCAAAGACCGTCGATCCTTCAGAAAAGCAATGAACATAATTATTGCTAATATGGTTATTTTTGTGGTCTGTTTCTCCCCAGTTCATACGGCATACATAGTCCGCTATTTGGCTGATAGTGCCGATGCTTCTTGTCACACCATTAATCATATCCAAGTTTTCTTCCGTGTGACAACACTTCTATCTAATGCTAATTGTGTTCTGGACTCTGTGTGCTATTACTTTGCAGCCAGTGAGTTTTGGGAAGCGCTCTCCAAACAGAAACAAACTTTTCCAAAATGCAGATCTTTTTGTATTTCATAA